In Carassius gibelio isolate Cgi1373 ecotype wild population from Czech Republic chromosome B2, carGib1.2-hapl.c, whole genome shotgun sequence, a single genomic region encodes these proteins:
- the LOC127950457 gene encoding zinc finger protein 239 isoform X1 produces the protein MSVGVVKKEFNKEKKEDFTCHQCGKSLSYKASFIDHMRSHTGEKPFTCPQCGRSFTRKQGLIRHIRIHTGEKPYVCQKCGTAFRSWGKLRTHKKSNCIEKPFKCPQCEKSFKRKALFSRHMRNHRGEKPFSCQHCAKCFTTKRSLSIHKRIHATDILLSCSHCGKYFASESNLESHMRIHSREKPFTCDQCGKSYKWSSSLRVHKLFHSGEKPFKCDQCDKRFVLEKDLKAHMKTHTKEKPYLCSVCGKSFAWLIRFKDHLKIHSGEKEYLCKDCGKSFTAATQLKVHRRIHTGEKPYKCSHCEKSFKQSGALKDHERIHTGEKPFQCLPCGRRFTHSKTAMMHRKKHCPKLKSV, from the exons ATGAGTGTTGGTGTTGTAAAGAAAGAGTTTAATAAAGAGAAGAAAGAGGATTTCACATgccatcagtgtggaaagagcttgTCATATAAAGCTAGTTTCATAGACCATATGAGgagtcacactggagagaaacccttCACATGTCCTCAGTGTGGAAGGAGTTTCACACGTAAACAAGGCTTAATACGGCACAtaaggattcacactggagagaagccatatGTGTGTCAGAAGTGTGGAACTGCTTTCAGAAGTTGGGGAAAACTTAGGACTCACAAAAAGTCTAACTGTATTGAGAAGCCATTCAagtgtcctcagtgtgaaaagagtttCAAACGTAAAGCCCTCTTCAGTCGTCACATGAGAAATCACAGAGGAGAAAAGCCTTTCTCATGTCAACACTGTGCAAAGTGTTTTACAACTAAACGCAGCCTAAGTATTCACAAACGAATTCACGCCACAGATATTCTGTTATCATGCTCTCATTGTGGAAAATATTTTGCATCTGAGAGCAACCTTGAGAGTCACATGCGAATTCACTCCAGAGAGAAGCcgttcacatgtgatcagtgtggaaagagttacaAATGGTCAAGTAGTCTCAGAGTTCATAAACTCTTTCACTCCGGAGAAAAGCCATTTAAGTGTGATCAGTGCGATAAAAG GTTTGTCCTGGAAAAAGACCTAAAGGCCCACATGAAAACTCACACTAAAGAGAAGCCTTACTTGTGCTCTGtttgtggaaagagttttgcgtGGCTGATACGTTTTAAAGACCATCTGAAAATACACTCTGGTGAGAAAGAGTATTTGTGCAAAGACTGTGGTAAATCTTTTACTGCAGCCACTCAGCTGAAAGTGCACCGCAGGATCcatactggagaaaaaccttacaaaTGTTCACATTGTGAGAAGAGTTTCAAACAGTCAGGAGCCCTAAAAGACCACGagagaatccacactggagagaaaccgttccAGTGCCTTCCGTGCGGCAGGAGATTCACTCATTCCAAAACTGCAATGATGCACAGAAAGAAGCATTGCCCAAAACTAAAGTCAGTATGA
- the LOC127950457 gene encoding gastrula zinc finger protein XlCGF8.2DB isoform X2 yields MELIKEENDDDTCHQCGKSFTSKRNLKVHMRIHTGEKPFTCPQCGKSFRHKECFIIHIRIHTGEKPFSCQLCEKSFTSRGSLNIHLRVHNIEKPFKCPECEKSFGRKDHFDRHMRIHSGENPFSCPHCEKYFYAKTNLESHIRIHTGERPFTCDQCGKSYKWSNSLRIHKLFHSGEKPFKCDQCDKRFVLEKDLKAHMKTHTKEKPYLCSVCGKSFAWLIRFKDHLKIHSGEKEYLCKDCGKSFTAATQLKVHRRIHTGEKPYKCSHCEKSFKQSGALKDHERIHTGEKPFQCLPCGRRFTHSKTAMMHRKKHCPKLKSV; encoded by the coding sequence ATGGAGTTGATTAAAGAGGAGAATGATGATGATACATgccatcagtgtggaaagagcttcacgAGTAAAAGAAACCTCAAAGtacacatgagaattcacactggagagaaaccgttcacatgccctcagtgtggaaagagtttcagacaCAAAGAATGCTTTATTATTCACATAaggattcacaccggagagaagccatTTTCGTGTCAGCTGTGTGAAAAAAGTTTCACAAGTCGAGGAAGTCTTAACATTCACTTAAGGGTTCACAATATTGAGAAACCATTCAAGTGCCCTGAGTGTGAAAAGAGTTTTGGACGTAAAGACCACTTCGATCGTCACATGCGAATTCACAGTGGAGAAAATCCATTCTCATGTCCTCATTGTGAGAAGTATTTTTATGCTAAAACCAACCTTGAGAGTCACATacgaattcacactggagagagaccgttcacatgtgatcagtgtggaaagagttacaAATGGTCAAATAGTCTCAGAATTCATAAACTCTTTCACTCCGGAGAAAAGCCATTTAAGTGTGATCAGTGCGATAAAAGGTTTGTCCTGGAAAAAGACCTAAAGGCCCACATGAAAACTCACACTAAAGAGAAGCCTTACTTGTGCTCTGtttgtggaaagagttttgcgtGGCTGATACGTTTTAAAGACCATCTGAAAATACACTCTGGTGAGAAAGAGTATTTGTGCAAAGACTGTGGTAAATCTTTTACTGCAGCCACTCAGCTGAAAGTGCACCGCAGGATCcatactggagaaaaaccttacaaaTGTTCACATTGTGAGAAGAGTTTCAAACAGTCAGGAGCCCTAAAAGACCACGagagaatccacactggagagaaaccgttccAGTGCCTTCCGTGCGGCAGGAGATTCACTCATTCCAAAACTGCAATGATGCACAGAAAGAAGCATTGCCCAAAACTAAAGTCAGTATGA